Part of the Drosophila santomea strain STO CAGO 1482 chromosome 2L, Prin_Dsan_1.1, whole genome shotgun sequence genome is shown below.
TTTCGGACACCTGGCCACTCTCAACTATTTAAGATGAGCTCGACGCAGGAAAAACCGGAGGAGCTGGACAGGATCCAGAAGAGGGTCAACAAGATCCTGGAGGCGCGCCTGGAGTCGGACAAGGTCAGTCCCTGATGTACCCAAGTTTAGCCAATAACCCCGTTACCGTGCCCCAGGACACATTGGACGCTCTGAGTGGTCTATCCACTTTCTTCACGGAGAATACCCTTCAGAACCGCAGGAATCTTCGTAGCCAGATCGAACACCGCTCCGTGGGCATTAACGAGAACTTTCTGAAGGCTTTCCGCCAAGTGAAGCTCTCCCTGGATGCCGTGTGCGAAGATCTGGACACGATGGCCACGTCAGTGGAGACCATGAAATCTGATCTGGAGACCTCAAAGGCGCTCACCAAGGATCTCATCAAGCAGACCAACACCATGCAGCGGGAAAGGGACCGCTTGGAGGTCCACAAGCACATTGCCCAAGCTTTTCTAGCCCGATTTCAGTTAAGCGGAGCCGAGCACCAGTTGCTCTATGGCGCTGCCAAGGATGCACCCATTGTGGCGGACTTCTTTCGCGTTTTAGACAGAGTACAAAGCATCCACGCTGACTGCCGGCTGCTGATGCAGTGTGGCTACCAAACTGCTGCCATCGACATAATGGAGGAGATGACTTTGCACCAGGAGGGCGCTCTGGAGAGGCTCTACCGATGGACCCAGAACCACTGTCGCAGTTTGGAAAACAACGAAATAGGTCCGCTAATTGTGGAAGCCATGAGCCGCCTGCAGGACCGTCCTGTGCTATTCAAGTTAGTAAATTTGTAGAATTTCATGCTTCTTTTATAAAAGTATTCGCTTTACAGATATGTTATTGATGAATACGCCATTGCGAGGAGAGCAGTTTTGGTGCGTCAGTTCATTGAAGCCTTGACGGAAGGGGGTCCTGGTGGAAACCCCAAGCCCATTGAGCTGCATGCCCATGATCCGAAGAGATATATTGGCGATATGTTTGCGTGGCTGCATCAGAGCATTCCCACCGAAAAGGAGAACCTATCATTGCTGTTCAAGAAGTGCGATAAGCAGGGTGAGATAATTAAATGCATCCATTAATGGACTAACCTAATGATCTTAGTTTTGCAACAGATATTTCCGACCAGCTGCAGAACGCCTTGGGTTACATAGCCGATGGAGTATGTCATCCTCTGAAGGTCCGAGTAGAGACCATACTGCAGGCGGAGAAGGACACTATTGTGTTGTTTACCATTTCAAACCTGTTGCGCTTCTACCAGCAAATAATGCGCCAGGTGGTGCAGGGCGGCAGCCTGGAGGAGTGCCTGGTAGAGCTTCAGAAGAGCAGTGAGCAGATCTACCTAGGCGCCTTGGCTGCCCAGGTGAGAAGTGTTTTGCAGCGACCTTCTGGAGGATCGGGCTTGGCCCTGGAACCCCCGCAAAGGGATCTTGTACCGCCGCCAAGCGTTGCTCGCTTGCTGAATATGCTCAAAGAGATTCTTTCGGTGGCCACCATGGTCGATGGTCGGCAAGCAGACATAACTAAGATCGTAAGCTGCGTGATAGATCCATTGCTGCAGTCCGTGCAAGAAAGTGCAGCCCATCTGCCCACTGTGGACATGGGTGTGTACCTTTTAAACTGCCTGCATCACATGCAAAGCTCGCTGGCTGTTTACGAATATATGGATGAGCGCGTCGAGCGGCTCCAGGCGCAGTCGGATGCCCAGTTGGACACACTAACCTCCGAGCAGGCCTCATCTCTGGTGGCAAACCTCAATCTGGGTCCCATTTACGCTATTCTACAGAGCAATCAATCCAAAATAGAAACAAACCTGCTGAAGATCTTCATGTCCAAGATGGACGCCTTTCTGGAACTACCCGATGTATTGCTCCTGCCGCAAGTGCAGCTTATCATGTCCAGCAGTCATCGGGCCGCGGTTCAGAAGCGGTCTTTCAACGTGATCGTGGCCATCTACAAGCAGATTTATGAGCGAGTCCATGATCTGGCCAACGGCTTCGAGCAGCCGGAGCAGCTACTGCACAGGACGCCCGGTCAAGTGGCTCACATCCTGACGTCCACTTAGTGGATAGGTTATTCCAATTTCTATTGTGCATTACTATAatttatgtgtatttattaataaatatttctgtaTTTGACTCTAAATGGTATAAAAAAGTAgacaaatattattttcattcTCAAATGCAGTCCGTGGGGAAGCTTATTTTTACTATGGTAGCATAAAAAACCAATCGTATATCTGATGTGGACAAGAAAAATGTTCAACTCGGCTAGCTTAAGCTAAGACTAAAATAATGTTCTTCTAGGTCATCGTGACAGTGGCCCTTTGGAAAAGTTCTAGGGTAAGGGCGGAAAAGAACGCGGGAAAGTTACTGGCTGCCAGCTGCTGATCAATAGGCGGATTGAATGTATGGGAATATGGCGACTCCAGCAGCGCCAAACAGTTCGATTCGTTAAGACTGATGTCCAGATAGTCATCCGGTCCCTCTGCAAACATGCTTGAGATgctaaaaaatttaattaacaatttacTGAATAGATTGAATTGAATAGACTCGAGACCCACCGATAGTTGCTGTTGGCTCCAATGCGATCGATCCTGTAGCCCAACAGCATGTAGCACACATCGCGGAATTCCTCTCGAGCCGCCTTAAAGCAATCCTTCATCTTCCGCATTTTGCCATTGGCGGACTCTAAGTCTGCACGTAGCTGATTGAACTCCTTAAAGTTCAGTGTCATGCCGCCCGTGCTGGTGGTTTCATTGAGCCTCTGCTCTTGATCATCCTCCAATTTCTTGTTGCGCCGCTTCAGTCGCTCAATTTCCGCCTGCAGCTTCTCCATCATGTTCTTGCTGGACTCATAGGCTTCGGCTGCGGGGTTTTCGTTGAAGTGTACCACCTTGAAGTCCTTCATGTTGAAGTCGCCCCGCAGGCAACGGTGCAtcatctccagctccagttcctcTTTGCGCCGACGCAACCGATCGTTTTCCAACCGCAGCGTATCCAGTTCCTTTTTCACGCTATCGTAGCCCTCTCCGGCTGGTTCGGCCAGTAGTTCTTGCTGCCGCATGGCTTGAATCTCGCGCTCTAATGTGGCACACATGTCTTTGTATCCGGTAACGGTGCGTTCAAGAACCTCCATTCGGTACCGCACCTGCATGTCCTGCGTCATGTCAGCCACACTGGCATTGCTCATGGTCATGTCCTTGTCGAAGTTTTCCACCAGTTGTTTGTAGAAGTCGCGCTCCTTGGACACGGTGATCAATTTGCGTTGAAGCCGCTCTTTGAAGTTCTTGTGACGTTTCAGGCCGATATTGAGATCCTCGATGTTCTTTAAGTAAATGGCGCACTTCTGTTCTAGATCTCGAACTGTGGTCTACGGACTAAAGTTAGATAAATGGGACTTAGCAAACACTGGACAAAACCTACCTGCAAATGCTTAGTATCCGAAGCCGAAGAAGTCTTCTCTGCCACGTGAATGATGTCTTCTTTTAGCAGTTGCTCAATGCGCGAGCGTAGGGCCATTGGGCTGACCAGAGTGTTGGCCAAACAGTGATCCTGGGCCACCTTGACCCATTCCTTGAGTTCTTGCTCCACATGAACCAGTTTCACCTGCAGGGAAGCTGCTTCCGCCCGAGCACCCTCCTCCCGATCCAGTCGCGTTCTGTAGTCGTGGACCTGCTCTTCCAGAAGCAATTTATCACCTATCAAAGTGTTTAAATGCTTGTTGTGGCTGCGCAGTCGCTCCACTTCAGCAAGCAAATCTGGAACGCTTGCCAGACGCTCCTGTGAGGTCTTAGTCACCTCCTTCCAGTCGTTATATGACTGAATTTCGAACTCCAGCTCCTGGATGCGATCGTTAGCCACCTTTAAACTTTGTGTTTGCTTCTCGTGGTTGGCGCGCAGCTCCTCGAATCCGGAAACCCTAACCTTAAACTCTTCATGGCGTCGACGTAGACGTTCCAGCTCGTTGCGTGTAGACTGCAGCTCGAGATCGGCCCGCTGGGCAATCCGGCGATATTCGGTCAGTTCGTTGTTGATGCACAGCTGGACATCGCGGGCATCCTCATCCTGCATATACTTCTCCCTCTGCATCTTGATTATGGACTCATCGTACTTTAGCTTAAGTTGGGCCAACTCGGTGGTGGCCCGACTGGCCTCATCCTTGAAGGCCAGCTCTCGTTTCCGAAGCGCCTTCATTTCGTCCTGCATCTCCAAATACTTCTTGCTGGTGATATCGCACTGCTCCTTTAAGGCCGTGCTCTTGTTCTCAGCCAACATCATGGCCTTTTTGTGTTCCCGGGTCTTATGTTCGATTTCGTTCCGTAGTTGGATTACTGTGGCCTTGGTTTCGATCAGCTCGGTGCGCAGTTTGCTGTTGGCGGATCCCAAAGGATCGTTGGCGGAACTATTAAGGGAAGAGGCGCTGGCGTTTAGACTTCGGTCAGGTGATTCCCGCTCTAAGCGGCGCTTTTTGGGTGCTAGAAGAGCAGTTACTTGTTAGTTTGTACGTATGTGcctgtaaatatatatttaaaactcTTACAAGCCCCTAGATCAAAAGATGCTGAAAGCCGGTTGAAGAGTAGCTTCTTGGGTGCCGAGTGGGTTATACTGTCGTTAAAGCGGTCCATCATATCGTCTATGCTGCTGCGTATGTCGTCCATTTTAAGTAAAATGTAGGGGATAATTGTTCACGTTTCGAGTAAGGAATATACACTTTTTATTACTAAAATTAAGTTGACAAAATGTTAAGCCTAGTGTGGCTGCAAATATTTAGGCAAGAAATACCTTAAATGGGACATAAATTCTTAGTATTAAGGTAACCGATAactatttgtttatattccaGTGTAAATTGTGATAtatataacaaatatatacattttcatGAAGGAAATTATATAGCCAAAGGGAAAGTTTTTTTAAGtaatactttttgttttcaaaagagaGTTGGCACCCCAGTTTAGTATATTCCAGCGTGACTCTTTTTTGCACCACCCAAAAGTATATTACAAGAAATACCAC
Proteins encoded:
- the LOC120447904 gene encoding mitotic spindle assembly checkpoint protein MAD1, whose translation is MDDIRSSIDDMMDRFNDSITHSAPKKLLFNRLSASFDLGASPKKRRLERESPDRSLNASASSLNSSANDPLGSANSKLRTELIETKATVIQLRNEIEHKTREHKKAMMLAENKSTALKEQCDITSKKYLEMQDEMKALRKRELAFKDEASRATTELAQLKLKYDESIIKMQREKYMQDEDARDVQLCINNELTEYRRIAQRADLELQSTRNELERLRRRHEEFKVRVSGFEELRANHEKQTQSLKVANDRIQELEFEIQSYNDWKEVTKTSQERLASVPDLLAEVERLRSHNKHLNTLIGDKLLLEEQVHDYRTRLDREEGARAEAASLQVKLVHVEQELKEWVKVAQDHCLANTLVSPMALRSRIEQLLKEDIIHVAEKTSSASDTKHLQTTVRDLEQKCAIYLKNIEDLNIGLKRHKNFKERLQRKLITVSKERDFYKQLVENFDKDMTMSNASVADMTQDMQVRYRMEVLERTVTGYKDMCATLEREIQAMRQQELLAEPAGEGYDSVKKELDTLRLENDRLRRRKEELELEMMHRCLRGDFNMKDFKVVHFNENPAAEAYESSKNMMEKLQAEIERLKRRNKKLEDDQEQRLNETTSTGGMTLNFKEFNQLRADLESANGKMRKMKDCFKAAREEFRDVCYMLLGYRIDRIGANSNYRISSMFAEGPDDYLDISLNESNCLALLESPYSHTFNPPIDQQLAASNFPAFFSALTLELFQRATVTMT
- the LOC120447912 gene encoding conserved oligomeric Golgi complex subunit 6, whose product is MSSTQEKPEELDRIQKRVNKILEARLESDKDTLDALSGLSTFFTENTLQNRRNLRSQIEHRSVGINENFLKAFRQVKLSLDAVCEDLDTMATSVETMKSDLETSKALTKDLIKQTNTMQRERDRLEVHKHIAQAFLARFQLSGAEHQLLYGAAKDAPIVADFFRVLDRVQSIHADCRLLMQCGYQTAAIDIMEEMTLHQEGALERLYRWTQNHCRSLENNEIGPLIVEAMSRLQDRPVLFKYVIDEYAIARRAVLVRQFIEALTEGGPGGNPKPIELHAHDPKRYIGDMFAWLHQSIPTEKENLSLLFKKCDKQDISDQLQNALGYIADGVCHPLKVRVETILQAEKDTIVLFTISNLLRFYQQIMRQVVQGGSLEECLVELQKSSEQIYLGALAAQVRSVLQRPSGGSGLALEPPQRDLVPPPSVARLLNMLKEILSVATMVDGRQADITKIVSCVIDPLLQSVQESAAHLPTVDMGVYLLNCLHHMQSSLAVYEYMDERVERLQAQSDAQLDTLTSEQASSLVANLNLGPIYAILQSNQSKIETNLLKIFMSKMDAFLELPDVLLLPQVQLIMSSSHRAAVQKRSFNVIVAIYKQIYERVHDLANGFEQPEQLLHRTPGQVAHILTST